In the genome of Dermacentor andersoni chromosome 3, qqDerAnde1_hic_scaffold, whole genome shotgun sequence, one region contains:
- the LOC129386269 gene encoding uncharacterized protein — MTSKRAAGGDAVSEPGPSSGPAAQKRIVYRGGIPLKRFKGCRCISEAAVGESTRDGSETLSQEDRLDLNRSLLSCGNGAGTLDYSTVDDGFMKEVMAMAHD, encoded by the exons ATGACCTCCAagcgggctgcaggcggtgacgccgTTTCCGAGCCCGGCCCTTCGTCAGGACCCGCTGCCCAGAAGCGCATCGTCTACCGTGGTG GTATCCCTCTAAAGCGCTTCAAGGGATGCCGCTGTATCAGTGAGGCTGCTGTTGGAGAGAGCACCAGAGATGGCTCCGAGACATTGTCACAGGAGGACAGGCTGGATCTCAACCGCAGCCTGTTGTCATGTGGCAACGGTGCCGGAACGTTGGACTATTCTACCGTGGATGACGGCTTCATGAAAGAGGTCATGGCGATGGCCCACGACTAG